One window of Scheffersomyces stipitis CBS 6054 chromosome 1, whole genome shotgun sequence genomic DNA carries:
- the RPL8B gene encoding 60S ribosomal protein L8, whose product MAPKGKKVAPAPLATKTAKSASAKNPLVDATPKNFGIGQSIQPKRNLSRFVKWPEYVRLQRQKKILSLRLKVPPALSQFQNTLDKNTAAQTFKLFNKYRPETAAEKKERLTKEAAAVAEGKSAKDASPKPVVVKYGLNHVVSLVENKKAKLVLIANDVDPIELVVFLPALCRKMGVPYAIVKGKARLGTLVHKKTAAVAALTEVSAADEAELSKLVSTVNANFIEKYEDSRRHWGGGVMGSKANDKIAKKEKAAANAARSS is encoded by the coding sequence ATGGctccaaaaggaaagaaggTTGCTCCAGCTCCATTAGCTACTAAGACTGCTAAGTCTGCTTCTGCCAAGAACCCATTGGTCGATGCTACCCCAAAGAACTTCGGTATTGGTCAATCCATCCAGCCAAAGAGAAACTTGTCCAGATTCGTCAAGTGGCCAGAATACGTTAGATTGCAaagacaaaagaagatcttgtcttTGAGATTGAAGGTTCCTCCTGCTCTTTCCCAATTCCAAAACACCTTGGACAAGAACACTGCTGCCCAaaccttcaagttgttcaacaagtacaGACCAGAAACTGctgctgaaaagaaggaaagattGACCAAGGAAGCCGCTGCTGTTGCCGAAGGTAAGTCTGCTAAGGATGCTTCTCCAAAGCCAGTTGTCGTCAAGTACGGTTTGAACCACGTTGTCTCCTTGgttgaaaacaagaaggCCAAGTTGGTTTTGATCGCCAACGATGTTGACCCAATTGAATTAGTCGTTTTCTTGCCAGCTTTGTGTAGAAAGATGGGTGTTCCATACGCCATCGTGAAGGGTAAGGCTAGATTGGGTACTTTGGTCCACAAGAAGACCGCTGCCGTTGCTGCTTTGACCGAAGTCTCTGCTGCTGACGAAGCTGAATTGTCCAAGTTGGTTTCCACCGTCAACGCTAACTTCATTGAAAAGTACGAAGACTCCAGAAGACACTGGGGTGGTGGTGTCATGGGTTCCAAGGCCAACGACAAGATTgccaagaaggaaaaggcTGCTGCCAACGCTGCCAGATCTTCTTAA